The Desulfomicrobium orale DSM 12838 genome includes a window with the following:
- a CDS encoding methyl-accepting chemotaxis protein yields the protein MHSKYVWELKNDILHQIESNAEKVNTYFSYSEKITLDLASSGEQFLRVNKKYNVSEEEVQNFLVTLVGRHPFISGGGIWFEPYAFSPDRKYYSVFSYWENGKVKTTLEYNLPEFDYQNQDWYLTGLPKNWDRSVKREKNIYWSAPYKDPVSDVSMFSFIGIMTGDDQKIIGVSTVDVSLQYLGDIVSKITPTPSSKSFSVDREGHILAYPAEPKRVLSSVRDVPELGTVMDVAAGESKIFEVMENGREWLMFYSRSENGVGLGVSVPVDELLASAMKMKRMSLWVMIGLTSALLILAVIVFYVQDKVVIRPLNRLAHAAARVAEGRLDMRLTDFQRDEIGMVAKAVDGMTVSLKGMITEIRAGVDQLTASSEALAEISAQVSGGITVVAERTGQVAAATEEMSSSQSSVAAAMEEASINVNTVAAATEEMSATIGEIAANSSKAREITRQAVEQARSSSVRVHELGTAANEINKVTEAITAISSQTNLLALNATIEAARAGEAGRGFAVVANEIKELAQQTARSTEEIQNKIQDIQQATQLAVGEIGQISGIVTEVDGIVSTIAAAVEEQSVTTRDIAGNVGQASLGLTEVNTNVSRSSATAREIASDVADVSVKGNEILTASEQVKLSAEDLAKTAENLKALVARFRLEA from the coding sequence ATGCACTCGAAATATGTCTGGGAATTGAAAAACGACATCCTTCATCAGATTGAAAGCAATGCGGAAAAGGTGAATACATATTTTTCGTACAGTGAGAAGATAACTCTGGATCTTGCTTCTTCCGGAGAGCAGTTCCTGCGTGTAAATAAAAAATATAATGTCTCGGAAGAAGAAGTCCAGAACTTCCTTGTCACGCTTGTCGGACGCCATCCTTTCATATCTGGAGGAGGAATATGGTTTGAGCCATATGCTTTTTCACCCGACAGAAAATATTACAGTGTTTTCTCCTATTGGGAAAATGGGAAGGTCAAGACGACTCTGGAGTACAATCTGCCCGAATTCGACTATCAGAATCAGGACTGGTATCTCACCGGTCTGCCGAAGAACTGGGACAGAAGCGTCAAACGGGAAAAGAACATTTACTGGTCCGCACCATACAAGGATCCGGTCAGCGATGTCTCCATGTTTTCTTTCATCGGTATCATGACCGGAGACGACCAGAAGATCATCGGCGTCTCCACGGTGGATGTCAGCCTGCAATATCTCGGCGATATTGTGTCGAAGATCACTCCCACCCCTTCCTCGAAGTCTTTTTCCGTGGACAGAGAAGGACATATTCTGGCCTATCCGGCGGAGCCGAAGCGCGTTCTGAGCTCCGTGAGGGATGTGCCCGAACTGGGGACGGTCATGGACGTTGCCGCTGGAGAATCCAAGATTTTTGAGGTCATGGAGAATGGCAGGGAATGGCTGATGTTTTATTCCCGCTCTGAAAACGGGGTCGGTCTCGGCGTCAGTGTGCCTGTGGACGAGCTGCTAGCCAGCGCCATGAAAATGAAACGGATGAGCCTCTGGGTCATGATCGGGCTGACCTCCGCGCTTCTTATTTTGGCTGTCATTGTTTTCTATGTGCAGGACAAGGTGGTCATCCGCCCGCTGAACAGGCTGGCCCATGCCGCCGCACGGGTGGCGGAAGGCCGTCTGGATATGCGGCTTACCGATTTTCAGCGTGATGAAATCGGAATGGTGGCCAAGGCCGTGGACGGCATGACCGTCAGCCTGAAGGGTATGATCACGGAAATCAGAGCGGGCGTGGACCAGCTGACCGCTTCTTCGGAGGCTTTGGCCGAAATTTCGGCACAGGTCTCCGGGGGAATCACCGTCGTGGCGGAGCGTACCGGCCAGGTGGCCGCCGCTACCGAAGAGATGAGCTCCAGCCAGAGTTCGGTGGCTGCGGCCATGGAGGAGGCGTCCATCAACGTGAACACTGTGGCTGCGGCCACGGAGGAAATGAGCGCCACCATCGGGGAGATTGCGGCCAATTCCAGCAAGGCCCGGGAAATTACGAGACAGGCCGTGGAGCAGGCCAGGAGTTCTTCCGTACGCGTGCACGAGCTGGGCACGGCGGCCAATGAAATCAACAAGGTTACCGAGGCCATCACGGCCATTTCTTCGCAGACCAATCTGCTGGCCTTGAATGCCACCATCGAGGCCGCCCGCGCCGGAGAGGCCGGACGCGGATTCGCCGTGGTGGCCAACGAAATCAAAGAATTGGCCCAGCAGACGGCCCGGTCCACAGAGGAAATTCAGAACAAGATTCAGGATATCCAGCAGGCCACGCAGCTGGCCGTGGGTGAGATCGGCCAGATTTCCGGCATCGTGACAGAAGTGGACGGCATTGTTTCGACCATTGCCGCCGCGGTGGAAGAGCAGAGTGTGACCACCCGGGATATCGCCGGAAACGTGGGGCAGGCTTCTCTGGGTTTGACCGAGGTCAATACCAATGTCAGCCGGAGTTCCGCCACTGCCCGTGAGATTGCTTCTGATGTGGCCGATGTCTCCGTAAAGGGTAATGAGATCCTTACGGCCAGCGAACAGGTGAAACTGAGCGCCGAGGATTTGGCGAAGACCGCCGAAAACCTCAAGGCTCTGGTTGCCCGGTTCAGGCTGGAGGCGTGA
- a CDS encoding chemotaxis protein CheW gives MTQHAQERSGSFQLACFYVGSALCGIDINVIQEMNKQMAMTRVPQAAQHVLGIMNLRGRIVTIIDLGRKLGLAPSKRTDTSRIIIVNSREENIGFLVDRISDVVTAKWEEVEPTPSNIKGVKGAYFRGVCKAGRELVAILDVEKVLAEDV, from the coding sequence ATGACACAGCACGCTCAGGAGCGTAGCGGATCGTTTCAACTGGCCTGCTTTTACGTGGGGTCGGCCCTGTGCGGCATCGACATCAACGTGATTCAGGAAATGAACAAGCAGATGGCTATGACCAGAGTGCCCCAGGCCGCGCAGCATGTGCTGGGCATCATGAACCTGCGCGGCCGCATCGTGACCATCATCGATCTTGGCCGCAAACTGGGCCTTGCCCCGTCAAAGCGCACGGATACGAGCCGGATTATTATCGTCAATTCCCGCGAGGAAAATATTGGTTTCCTGGTGGATCGCATCAGCGACGTGGTCACGGCCAAATGGGAGGAAGTGGAGCCCACGCCGTCCAATATCAAGGGCGTGAAGGGCGCGTATTTCCGGGGCGTGTGCAAGGCGGGCAGGGAGCTGGTTGCGATCCTGGATGTGGAAAAGGTGCTGGCCGAGGACGTGTGA
- a CDS encoding protein-glutamate methylesterase/protein-glutamine glutaminase, whose protein sequence is MKLRVLVVDDTIMYRKVVGDILAEIPGVEVVGTANNGKVALSRIAALEPDLITLDVEMPVMDGLETLREIEKSYPDLGVIMLSTLTKRGSEITMKALELGAFDFIAKPDADARQENVQTLKNALTPRVTAFARRRELKTLLKQKLRQGGATPPPLSPPAPGPGVPRRVGKSRAVAIGISTGGPNALARMLPRLPKLGVPIFLVQHMPPLFTKSLAESLDSKCQYEVREASDNETVRPDVVYIAPGGRQMRVAAGPGGTKIIQITDDPPENNCRPSVDYLFRSVAKEYGAQTTGVIMTGMGGDGTLGLKALKGFGAVTVGQDAESCVVYGMPKTAFEAGVVDVVAPLDGIAQEIVRTVK, encoded by the coding sequence ATGAAGCTGCGGGTTCTGGTTGTGGACGATACCATCATGTATCGCAAGGTGGTGGGGGATATCCTGGCGGAAATCCCCGGCGTGGAAGTTGTGGGCACGGCCAACAACGGCAAGGTGGCCTTGAGCCGCATCGCGGCTCTGGAACCGGACCTCATCACGCTGGACGTGGAAATGCCGGTCATGGACGGCCTGGAGACGCTGCGGGAGATAGAGAAGAGCTATCCCGATCTGGGTGTGATCATGCTGTCCACCCTGACCAAGCGCGGCAGCGAAATCACCATGAAAGCCCTGGAGCTGGGCGCTTTCGACTTCATTGCCAAGCCCGATGCCGATGCCCGCCAGGAAAACGTCCAGACGCTGAAAAACGCCCTGACGCCACGGGTGACCGCCTTTGCCAGACGCCGGGAGCTTAAGACCCTTCTGAAACAGAAGCTGCGCCAGGGCGGAGCCACTCCGCCTCCTCTTTCGCCGCCTGCTCCGGGTCCGGGTGTGCCCCGGCGTGTGGGCAAATCCAGGGCCGTGGCCATAGGCATTTCCACGGGTGGTCCCAACGCGCTGGCCCGCATGCTGCCCAGATTGCCCAAACTCGGAGTGCCCATTTTTCTGGTGCAGCACATGCCCCCGCTCTTCACCAAGTCTCTGGCGGAGAGTCTGGACAGCAAGTGCCAGTATGAGGTGCGTGAGGCTTCGGACAATGAGACGGTGCGTCCCGACGTGGTCTATATTGCGCCGGGGGGCAGGCAGATGCGGGTAGCCGCCGGACCGGGGGGAACCAAGATCATCCAGATCACCGACGATCCGCCTGAAAACAACTGCCGGCCATCCGTGGACTACCTGTTCCGTTCCGTGGCCAAGGAATACGGGGCGCAGACCACCGGGGTGATCATGACCGGCATGGGCGGCGACGGCACCTTGGGGCTCAAGGCCCTGAAGGGCTTTGGCGCGGTGACGGTGGGGCAGGACGCGGAATCCTGCGTGGTTTACGGCATGCCCAAAACCGCCTTCGAAGCGGGTGTGGTGGACGTGGTGGCGCCTCTGGACGGGATTGCCCAGGAGATTGTCCGCACGGTGAAATAG